The following coding sequences are from one Molothrus aeneus isolate 106 chromosome Z, BPBGC_Maene_1.0, whole genome shotgun sequence window:
- the GAS1 gene encoding growth arrest-specific protein 1 — protein sequence MVARSPARHGGGGRRWPRAAAWLWLAAALGAVWPPRGSLVQGRRLICWQAVLQCQGEPECSYAYNQYAEACAPVLLQQQPPPAGGGDGPPGAAGAAASSRRRCPSHCIAALIQLNHTRRGPALEDCDCAQDENCRATKRAIEPCLPRTSSPTGGGPGGGGSGGPGVMGCTEARRRCDWDSRCSLALNRYMTYCGKLFNGLRCTPECRAVIEDMLAVPKAVLLNDCVCDGLERPICESVKENMARLCFGADMGGNGAGSSGGSDGGLEEYYDEDYEEEPSQKGRDDVEDNAGAEPGFPVQADNAGRPAGAAGALLASILVPLLPRL from the coding sequence ATGGTGGCCCGCTCGCCCGCTCGGCACGGAGGCGGCGGCCGGCGCTGGCCGCGGGCGGCCGCCTGGCTGTGGCTGGCGGCGGCGCTGGGCGCCGTGTGGCCGCCTCGGGGCTCGCTGGTGCAGGGCCGGCGGCTGATCTGCTGGCAGGCGgtgctgcagtgtcagggggAGCCCGAGTGCAGCTACGCGTACAACCAGTACGCCGAGGCGTGCGCCCcggtgctcctgcagcagcagccgccgccgGCGGGCGGAGGGGACGGCCCGCCGGGCGCAGCAGGCGCGGCCGCCTCGTCCAGGCGGCGGTGCCCCAGCCACTGCATCGCGGCGCTCATCCAGCTCAACCACACCCGGCGTGGCCCGGCGCTGGAGGACTGCGACTGCGCGCAGGACGAGAACTGCCGCGCCACCAAGCGCGCCATCGAGCCCTGCCTACCCCGCACCAGCAGCCCCAcgggcggcggccccggcggcggcggctccggcggcCCCGGCGTCATGGGCTGCACGGAGGCGCGGCGGCGCTGCGACTGGGACAGCCGCTGCAGCCTGGCGCTGAACCGCTACATGACCTACTGCGGGAAGCTGTTCAACGGGCTGCGCTGCACGCCCGAGTGCCGCGCCGTCATCGAGGACATGCTGGCCGTGCCCAAGGCCGTGCTGCTCAACGACTGCGTCTGCGACGGCCTGGAGCGGCCCATCTGCGAGTCGGTCAAGGAGAACATGGCCCGCCTCTGCTTCGGCGCCGACATGGGCGGCAACGGCGCGGGCAGCAGCGGCGGCTCGGACGGCGGCCTGGAGGAGTACTACGACGAGGACTACGAGGAGGAGCCGAGCCAGAAGGGGAGGGACGACGTGGAGGACAATGCGGGCGCCGAGCCCGGCTTCCCCGTGCAGGCAGATAACGCTGGCCGGCCCGCCGGGGCGGCTGGGGCGCTGCTCGCCTCCATCTTGGTGCCCCTGCTGCCGCGGCTCTAG